A stretch of the Arthrobacter stackebrandtii genome encodes the following:
- a CDS encoding type II secretion system F family protein encodes MGALLVFSLAALAAALLWGRSPARRLPQACRPEPAPGMSSGVASVPLLLELLGTALDSGLSIQGALQVVAGVAGNRLRKSLLQVVAGLNIGASWEDSWAGSLVDTDMVQIHDALSFGALTGASAAPLLYAQAQHYRTAASRSAQKRAAALGVKLVMPLGLCSLPAFIAVGVVPVVMAMIPSM; translated from the coding sequence GTGGGCGCCTTGCTGGTCTTTTCACTGGCTGCCCTGGCCGCGGCGCTGTTGTGGGGCCGGTCCCCGGCCCGCCGGCTGCCCCAGGCATGCCGGCCCGAGCCGGCGCCGGGAATGTCCAGCGGGGTGGCCTCAGTCCCCCTGCTGCTGGAGCTTTTGGGGACGGCGCTGGACTCAGGACTGAGCATCCAGGGTGCGCTGCAAGTGGTGGCCGGTGTCGCCGGGAACCGATTGCGCAAGAGCCTGCTGCAGGTGGTCGCAGGACTCAACATTGGTGCATCGTGGGAGGACTCGTGGGCAGGCTCCCTCGTGGACACGGACATGGTGCAGATCCACGACGCCCTCAGCTTTGGCGCCCTGACAGGGGCGTCAGCGGCGCCGCTGCTCTATGCCCAGGCCCAGCACTACCGGACGGCCGCCTCCCGGAGCGCCCAGAAGCGGGCGGCCGCGCTGGGCGTGAAACTGGTGATGCCGTTGGGGCTCTGCTCCCTGCCGGCGTTCATCGCGGTGGGTGTCGTACCAGTGGTGATGGCCATGATTCCGTCGATGTAG
- a CDS encoding type II secretion system F family protein, with product MSAVLVLFLSAGACILIGSRGRRWWVPVHRRLFGLRDTSRRQMAPTSEEQPRLVRQLASLLSAGRTGPALWQAMVHVLAMELNRTAPPGGVPLSTRTSAQLQRWDVPGSPPGAAATMLRHGMLATVHPQHPPGARRDGRGAGRDGTDATLILVIAVQRASELGLPTATAIRTTCRETSGGSRLKRAAPDQGALSLDQRRLWLDIAACFEVCEASGAPVAAVLERLAGTLEAEQDAAAQRETALAGPRATVRLLTWLPLVGLGLGMLMGVDPLGVLFGSPVGWSVLAVGAVFAVAGRTWSARMIARAAGPSVLQDVN from the coding sequence ATGAGCGCGGTGCTGGTGCTGTTCCTCTCCGCAGGTGCCTGCATCCTCATCGGCAGCCGTGGCCGGCGGTGGTGGGTTCCGGTGCATCGAAGACTATTCGGGCTGCGTGACACGTCCCGCAGGCAGATGGCACCGACAAGCGAGGAACAGCCGCGGCTGGTGCGGCAACTGGCGTCCCTGCTGTCCGCAGGCCGGACGGGGCCTGCCCTGTGGCAGGCCATGGTCCATGTGCTGGCCATGGAACTCAACCGGACAGCACCGCCTGGCGGGGTGCCGTTGTCCACCAGGACGTCGGCGCAGCTTCAGCGGTGGGATGTGCCCGGCAGTCCTCCCGGCGCCGCCGCCACAATGCTGCGGCACGGCATGCTGGCAACCGTTCATCCGCAACACCCGCCCGGCGCACGCCGTGACGGACGGGGTGCAGGCCGGGACGGCACCGATGCCACCCTCATCCTGGTGATCGCCGTGCAGCGGGCCAGCGAGCTGGGCTTGCCCACGGCCACAGCCATACGCACCACCTGCCGGGAGACGTCCGGCGGGAGCCGGCTGAAAAGGGCCGCGCCGGACCAAGGGGCGCTCAGCCTGGACCAACGACGCCTGTGGCTGGACATTGCCGCATGCTTTGAAGTGTGCGAAGCCAGCGGTGCCCCGGTTGCCGCCGTCCTGGAACGGCTGGCGGGCACGCTCGAAGCAGAACAGGATGCCGCAGCCCAACGTGAAACTGCGCTCGCAGGACCCCGCGCCACTGTCCGGCTGCTGACCTGGCTGCCGCTGGTCGGGCTGGGCCTGGGCATGCTCATGGGTGTGGACCCCCTCGGGGTCCTTTTTGGCAGCCCCGTTGGCTGGTCCGTGCTGGCGGTCGGGGCGGTCTTTGCCGTCGCGGGACGGACGTGGTCGGCGCGGATGATTGCCCGCGCAGCCGGTCCATCCGTGCTCCAGGATGTGAATTAG